In Hymenobacter volaticus, the genomic window TTGTACACTTCGCCGGTGCTTTTCTGCCAGGTTTTACCGCCATCCAAGGACCGGGCGTAAGCCATATCGTGGTTGGAAGCCACATCCGGCGACTCGCGCCACACCCACGACACGTGCAGCGTGCCGCGGGCATCGAGCGTGGCTTGCCAGTAGGCATTGCGCTGGCCTTCGCCGTCAATCAGCACGTCGTGCAGCCGCGTCCACTGCTTGGTTTTGGTGCTGTAGCGGTTGAGCACCATGTTGCCATTGCCGGAGCTACCGTCGCGGTACACGAACAGCAAGTCGCCATCAGGATAGCGGTAGAACTCCGGATACGTCACGTTCGACTCCTGCTTGCCGGTCATGTAGAGCAGATCGGTTAATTCCAAGGAGTTGGGCGCCAGGCTGCGGCAGTACCGCAACGGGTTGCCGTGGTGGTCGAAAGACAAATGCAGATAGCCCGCACCGTCCACCATCAAGCTAATGATGTTGTGCGCGTCCGACACCTTGCCTTGGTAGCGCGTGCGCTGCACTTGCCAAGCACCAGCGGGCAGCGCCCGCCGGCCTAGCACGATGTAGCCCACCGAATCATAGAAAGCCGTGTATTGTGTCTGCTTATGCGTCACCACGGAGTTTTTGCGGAATACGGCTCCGTTCACGTTGTTGCGCGCCCATCCTAGCCCAACCGGTACCAGACCGCCCGGCTTGGCTGTCGGCGCAA contains:
- a CDS encoding BNR repeat-containing protein, whose amino-acid sequence is MMFLPLALRRLLLLLLLSGSVTGVAQVAPTAKPGGLVPVGLGWARNNVNGAVFRKNSVVTHKQTQYTAFYDSVGYIVLGRRALPAGAWQVQRTRYQGKVSDAHNIISLMVDGAGYLHLSFDHHGNPLRYCRSLAPNSLELTDLLYMTGKQESNVTYPEFYRYPDGDLLFVYRDGSSGNGNMVLNRYSTKTKQWTRLHDVLIDGEGQRNAYWQATLDARGTLHVSWVWRESPDVASNHDMAYARSLDGGKTWQKSTGEVYKLPITEKTAEYACRIPQRSELINQTSMVADAQGNPYIATYWRPVGSTVPQYQLIYLTNKQWRVAQVGQRTTPFSLSGAGTKKIPISRPQVLVGNSKSNPPVYVLYRDVERQDRVSMMQCTDLSTNQWTTKDLNAEPVGNWEPSYDTERWVQNGRLNLFVQRTGQGDGETLEKLAPQPVYILEWAP